In Solanum pennellii chromosome 7, SPENNV200, the following are encoded in one genomic region:
- the LOC107024942 gene encoding uncharacterized protein LOC107024942, translating into MVNAYRTNWSRSLDDALWSYRTAYKTPIVEQRLKWLYELDEFHLEAYESSAIYKGKMKKYHDQKIKKREFAVGDLVLLFNSRLRLFLGKLKSKWTGPFLIIEVFPHGAVELEN; encoded by the exons ATGGTAAATGCATACAGAACGAATTGGTCAAGGAgtcttgatgatgctctttggtcCTACCGGACTGCATACAAGacccccatag TGGAGCAGAGACTTAAATGGTTgtatgagcttgatgagtttcacCTAgaagcatatgaaagttcagccatcTACAAAgggaagatgaagaagtaccatgaccaaaagattaaAAAGCGAGAATTTgcggttggggatttggtgcttctattcaactctaggctaCGCTTGTTTCtgggaaaactcaagtccaagtggacAGGGCCATTCCTTATTATTGAAGTATTCCCacatggagcggttgagttggaaAACTAG